DNA from Saccharomyces cerevisiae S288C chromosome V, complete sequence:
AATCAACAGAAAATATCATAATAGCATTAACCCGCaagaatttctttaaatgaACACAGTTTTCTGCAGTGTTAAATAGAAATTTCTAATTATCCTGCATCCAAGACATGAAATCGGTATATTCAAGGAAATTTATTAGCACTGAAATGCatatattcatttttgttaGCCACGGAACTGAACTCTCATTATAATGTGGCGGTCCGGTTTCCCCTAAAAATAATTGAGGGCATATATGCATATCTTTTCGAGACTCAGGTTGAAAAAGAGCCTCCTTAGTTCTGCACATACATCCAATAGTAGGGCAGGAGTCCCAATCAAATTTAGGTATGTCCTCTATGCTATCACCCACCTCTGGTAAACAGCCAATTGCGGCCTTTATGATGAACAGTGAGGAATTCAAATTAAATTTACTCTCTGAGGTGAAAACCCATTTCATAATAACCTTTTTATCCTCTACAACATATACTGATCTAATTTCAGAGCATCTAACCAGTGTCAATATCCTAaaatcttccttttttccGAAGTTGAGCTCTAGTATGTGGGATATTCTCTCCTTATTGCGATAATAGCTTGTTTTCTTCACCTTAACAGTGCAAAAAAGAACTTTAAACAGAGTGAAACCGTCGCACTCTCCTTTTACCTCATAATCCGACTCTTCAGGGAAGTCcccatttttcaatatctcgtattgataaaaaagaaaacccaCATAATCTCGCCTAACAAAAAAAGGCTTCTTAGTGCGGAAGGCAAATAACGGCAAGCCCTCTCCATCCGCCGTAAATGACTTGAAGGGATGCTTCCTACTTGCAAACAGATTTATAGATCGTTGTGATTTGAATATTAGATCGTCTTTGAAAACACGAAGCTTGACCATTCCAGTTTTCGTTACAGTATCAAATTTAAACTTATCCGGAACATCCTTCCTGTCTTCGTTAGCGTagatttcttcttctataGCCTTTACTCGAGGCTCGTAACCATCAGGATGCCACAGCATGATACTGTTTACAGAACTCGATCATATACTAGAACCTTTGACTTCGGTAATCAGCCCGCATCCTATGCTTTCATTTCCTTGGCGTATGTTACTGACTAGTTTCCTGGCTTAAAATAGGAGAATTCATCCTCTTAgttattttcttggtgGACCACGTGCCTTGCTTAAAGCAGGGCGCTGCCGTTGTTGCAACAGCATTTTCAGACTTTCCTTT
Protein-coding regions in this window:
- a CDS encoding uncharacterized protein (hypothetical protein), whose product is MLWHPDGYEPRVKAIEEEIYANEDRKDVPDKFKFDTVTKTGMVKLRVFKDDLIFKSQRSINLFASRKHPFKSFTADGEGLPLFAFRTKKPFFVRRDYVGFLFYQYEILKNGDFPEESDYEVKGECDGFTLFKVLFCTVKVKKTSYYRNKERISHILELNFGKKEDFRILTLVRCSEIRSVYVVEDKKVIMKWVFTSESKFNLNSSLFIIKAAIGCLPEVGDSIEDIPKFDWDSCPTIGCMCRTKEALFQPESRKDMHICPQLFLGETGPPHYNESSVPWLTKMNICISVLINFLEYTDFMSWMQDN